The following are encoded in a window of Bacillus sp. SORGH_AS_0510 genomic DNA:
- a CDS encoding NAD-dependent epimerase: MNILVTGAAGFIGFHLSKRLLTENYHVIGLDNLNEYYDVDLKKKRIKLLENHPNFTFYKMDLGDLASLKQLLAEHSIRIVFNLAAQAGVRYSLKNPHAYVQSNLMGFLNVLEACRDYPVDHLIYASSSSVYGANTNIPFSPKDSVDHPISMYAATKKANELMAHTYSHLYNIPTTGLRFFTVYGPWGRPDMAYYSFTKNIFEGKPIKVFNQGDMSRDFTFIDDIVEGMIRLIDHPPKPNIYWDRNNPDPSSSYAPYRIYNIGNNNPVNLLKFVQILEKLIGKKAKVEFLPIEPGDVKVTYADICSLQKDVGFSPSTPLEKGLEQFVEWYKEYHLKE; the protein is encoded by the coding sequence ATGAATATTTTAGTGACAGGAGCGGCAGGATTTATTGGGTTTCATCTCTCTAAACGTTTGTTGACTGAAAATTATCATGTTATTGGGCTAGATAATCTAAATGAATATTATGATGTGGATTTAAAGAAAAAGCGAATCAAATTATTAGAGAATCATCCCAATTTTACATTCTATAAAATGGACTTAGGAGACCTGGCATCATTAAAACAACTACTTGCAGAACATTCTATCCGAATTGTTTTTAACTTAGCAGCTCAAGCCGGAGTTCGGTATAGCCTTAAGAACCCTCATGCATATGTTCAATCCAATCTCATGGGTTTCTTAAATGTATTAGAGGCTTGCAGAGACTACCCGGTAGACCATTTAATTTATGCCTCGTCAAGTTCCGTTTATGGTGCCAATACAAATATTCCTTTCTCACCGAAAGACTCCGTTGACCATCCTATTAGTATGTATGCTGCTACAAAAAAAGCTAATGAATTAATGGCACATACGTATAGCCATTTATATAATATCCCTACAACTGGGCTCCGCTTTTTTACAGTATACGGGCCTTGGGGTAGACCAGATATGGCATATTACTCTTTTACCAAAAACATTTTCGAAGGAAAGCCAATTAAGGTGTTTAATCAAGGTGACATGAGTAGAGACTTTACTTTTATTGATGATATTGTTGAAGGGATGATTAGACTTATTGATCATCCTCCTAAACCCAATATCTATTGGGATAGAAACAATCCTGACCCAAGCTCCAGCTATGCCCCCTACCGAATATATAACATTGGCAACAATAATCCAGTGAATTTATTGAAATTTGTTCAGATATTAGAGAAGCTTATAGGAAAAAAGGCAAAGGTTGAATTTTTGCCCATAGAACCAGGAGACGTAAAAGTAACCTACGCTGATATTTGTAGCTTGCAGAAAGATGTCGGATTCTCACCCTCTACCCCGCTGGAAAAAGGGTTGGAGCAGTTCGTTGAATGGTATAAGGAATATCATCTAAAAGAATAA
- a CDS encoding glycosyltransferase translates to MPKALHLNLRVDPTQYISQIREVPGYDYIHLVRQPKYMTDISLLNKKVHYLNEIFSPKDYIKKNDISLLHAHHGQLGILLLPFKEATNLPLVTSIRGRDATLANQPVGYLENMKMLFNQGERFFPVCQYLADRIIAWGCPPEKIRVLYGGVDLSKYHYRPPSPEGSQNILSVGRLVEKKGHHILLKAFQKIKDKFPSATLTIIGGGELQEELISLSEQLKLGDSFRLLNQLHKDKVREYMSNADLFCAASLEAANGDVEGIPNTLKEAMALGVPVLSTFHAGIPELITHKQEGFLVKENNVEELAAGLEFMLTNRQLWETYTIAARKKVETLFDSKQQLLLQAKYYDELLIGG, encoded by the coding sequence TTGCCAAAAGCTCTACATTTAAATTTAAGAGTAGATCCGACTCAATATATTTCACAAATACGTGAGGTCCCAGGATATGATTACATTCATCTGGTTCGTCAACCCAAATACATGACCGACATTTCTCTCTTAAATAAAAAAGTCCATTATCTCAATGAAATTTTTTCCCCAAAAGATTACATTAAAAAAAATGATATCTCACTTTTACATGCACACCACGGCCAACTGGGTATTTTGCTCCTTCCTTTTAAGGAAGCAACAAACCTCCCTTTAGTCACCAGTATTCGAGGCCGAGATGCAACCCTAGCAAATCAGCCTGTCGGTTACTTAGAAAATATGAAGATGCTTTTTAATCAAGGAGAGCGTTTTTTTCCAGTTTGCCAATATTTAGCTGATCGGATCATTGCCTGGGGATGTCCTCCAGAAAAAATCAGGGTGTTGTACGGAGGGGTTGACCTCAGTAAATACCATTACCGTCCACCGAGTCCTGAGGGTTCACAAAATATACTTTCTGTAGGTAGATTAGTAGAAAAAAAGGGACATCATATTTTACTAAAAGCCTTTCAAAAAATAAAAGATAAATTTCCTAGTGCTACTTTAACCATTATTGGAGGAGGAGAACTACAGGAAGAACTTATTTCTTTAAGCGAGCAACTAAAACTGGGGGATTCATTTCGTTTATTAAATCAGCTTCATAAAGACAAAGTTAGAGAGTATATGTCAAATGCAGATCTATTCTGCGCTGCTAGTTTAGAAGCGGCTAATGGAGATGTAGAAGGTATTCCGAATACATTAAAGGAAGCAATGGCACTCGGTGTACCAGTACTCTCCACTTTCCACGCAGGCATTCCAGAACTAATCACACATAAGCAAGAAGGATTCTTAGTAAAGGAAAATAATGTGGAGGAGCTAGCCGCTGGCCTTGAGTTTATGCTCACCAATAGACAACTATGGGAAACCTATACAATAGCTGCACGTAAAAAAGTTGAAACCCTCTTTGACTCTAAACAGCAGCTACTTTTACAAGCAAAATATTATGATGAACTACTGATAGGAGGATAG
- a CDS encoding ABC transporter substrate-binding protein, which yields MKKYLFILITMIFMLAGCGTSNESSGSVEKSKKNQEDTGILAKIKEDGVIDIGIEGVYPPFNYFDKDNKLIGFDVDIANEITKRMGVKPNYVPTPWDTIIGGLLTKKYDIILSSMAITDERKQKVDFTEPYYHTGAQLFINKDNKGIKDPEKDIKGKKIGVAIGTTFEEKATELGANVTTYKSDLLTFQDLANKRVDGVLTDKAVGSRLIKEQNYPFKPVGDMLLKDAAGIALNKNEEALKAEINKHLKAMMEDGTYAEISKKWFGEDIR from the coding sequence TTGAAAAAGTATTTATTCATTTTAATTACCATGATTTTTATGCTCGCTGGTTGTGGAACGAGTAATGAAAGTTCAGGCTCAGTTGAAAAGTCCAAGAAAAATCAAGAGGATACTGGAATACTAGCAAAAATTAAAGAAGATGGCGTAATCGATATTGGGATTGAGGGAGTATATCCTCCTTTTAACTACTTTGACAAGGATAATAAGTTAATAGGGTTTGATGTAGATATAGCAAATGAAATAACCAAAAGAATGGGCGTAAAGCCAAATTATGTTCCTACCCCTTGGGATACCATTATTGGTGGATTGCTTACTAAAAAATATGACATCATCTTATCTAGTATGGCCATCACAGATGAAAGAAAACAAAAGGTAGATTTTACAGAACCATATTATCATACAGGAGCTCAATTATTTATCAATAAGGATAATAAAGGTATAAAGGACCCTGAAAAAGACATCAAAGGAAAGAAAATAGGAGTGGCAATTGGAACAACATTTGAAGAAAAAGCTACAGAACTAGGTGCAAATGTAACCACATATAAAAGCGATCTATTAACATTTCAAGATCTAGCTAATAAACGTGTTGATGGTGTACTGACAGATAAAGCTGTGGGATCGCGTTTAATAAAGGAACAAAATTATCCATTCAAACCAGTAGGAGATATGCTTCTAAAAGATGCTGCAGGGATTGCCTTAAATAAAAACGAAGAAGCATTAAAGGCTGAAATCAATAAACATCTTAAAGCCATGATGGAAGATGGAACATATGCAGAAATTAGTAAGAAATGGTTTGGTGAGGATATTCGTTAA
- a CDS encoding amino acid ABC transporter permease produces the protein MLDFSLVTKFIPFMLKATIVTLELSVVSILIGLILGLFIALMKISPIKVLSLFADFYLWIIRGTPMLVQLFIVYFGLPQIGIELSPFVSSVIALGINSAAYIAEIYRGGIQSIPRGQVEAAESLGMKYPTIMKKIILPQAIRVSVPSLGNQAIMMLKDSSLASLVTVSELMMVSQRFASTNFAFIEFYVAAAGFYLIMTTLFTFILNKVEVRLSISDR, from the coding sequence ATGCTTGATTTTAGTTTAGTAACAAAATTTATTCCATTTATGCTCAAGGCAACAATCGTTACATTAGAACTTTCAGTCGTATCCATTTTAATTGGTTTAATCTTGGGTCTTTTCATTGCATTAATGAAAATTTCACCAATAAAAGTTTTGTCACTCTTTGCTGACTTTTATCTATGGATTATTCGCGGCACTCCAATGCTTGTCCAGTTATTTATTGTCTACTTTGGTTTACCGCAAATAGGGATAGAGCTTTCACCTTTTGTATCCTCCGTCATTGCTTTAGGAATTAACTCGGCAGCGTATATTGCTGAGATATACCGAGGTGGTATTCAATCGATACCAAGAGGGCAGGTAGAAGCAGCAGAGTCTCTTGGTATGAAATATCCAACGATTATGAAGAAAATTATTCTTCCTCAGGCTATTCGAGTTAGTGTCCCATCACTTGGAAATCAGGCTATCATGATGTTAAAAGATTCTTCTTTAGCTTCATTAGTCACTGTATCTGAACTAATGATGGTTTCACAACGATTTGCCTCGACAAATTTTGCTTTTATTGAATTTTATGTTGCTGCTGCTGGGTTTTACCTGATTATGACGACACTTTTCACCTTTATTTTAAATAAAGTGGAAGTTCGACTAAGCATTAGTGATCGCTAG
- a CDS encoding amino acid ABC transporter ATP-binding protein, translating to MISVENLHKSFDKLEVLKGVNLQVYKGEVIALIGASGSGKSTLLRCLNRLETINNGKVIIDEITLNNSDKNISKIRQEVGMVFQQFNLFPHMTVLENVTVGPVEVLKKNVSEAEAEGIKLLEKVGLLDKKDVYPKKLSGGQQQRVAIARALAMNPKIMLFDEPTSALDPELVGEVLHVMKQLALEGMTMVVVTHEIGFAKEVSDRVIFMHNGVIEEEGKALEVLNNPKSERLSSFLRLVK from the coding sequence ATTATTTCAGTTGAAAATCTTCATAAGAGTTTCGATAAATTAGAGGTGTTAAAAGGAGTAAACCTGCAAGTATATAAAGGAGAAGTGATTGCATTGATTGGGGCAAGTGGTTCTGGTAAAAGTACCTTGCTCCGTTGTTTAAATCGACTCGAAACGATTAATAATGGAAAAGTCATTATTGATGAAATTACACTGAATAATTCTGACAAGAATATTAGTAAAATTAGGCAGGAAGTAGGAATGGTGTTTCAGCAATTTAATCTCTTCCCACATATGACTGTTCTAGAAAATGTAACAGTAGGTCCAGTTGAGGTACTAAAAAAGAATGTATCTGAGGCTGAAGCTGAAGGAATCAAACTTTTAGAAAAGGTTGGGTTACTGGATAAGAAGGATGTGTATCCTAAGAAGCTTTCTGGAGGACAGCAACAACGCGTTGCAATTGCAAGAGCTTTAGCGATGAATCCTAAAATCATGCTATTTGATGAGCCAACATCGGCCTTAGACCCTGAATTGGTTGGCGAGGTTTTACACGTCATGAAGCAATTAGCATTAGAAGGAATGACGATGGTTGTCGTTACTCATGAAATTGGATTTGCCAAGGAGGTATCTGATCGTGTTATTTTTATGCACAATGGGGTTATTGAGGAAGAAGGCAAAGCACTTGAAGTCTTAAATAATCCTAAAAGCGAGAGGCTTAGTTCTTTTCTAAGATTAGTTAAATAA
- a CDS encoding FAD-binding oxidoreductase, translating into MDQEMNRLSLLSLQVEKESIGSALYAKEIYEQLKEYLSAPTIITAKKKTITIIGGGIIGLMAAYFLQKSGFGVTILERKSFGAAASGRNGGGVLALGRELREVPFARLAIEIWNALELEGIDTKFVRSGNVMFARNEIEKQQLLQAHDLYHASGLKVKILSSNELKTILPEIDSQITMGLFSEADAQSYPFTTIKSLISYLRKNGAQVIDHCDVLEFKTKQHEIECVVTRHRDYQSDAYLFCAGPWTTELCKKLNEEIPVLPRRSQILVTEIMKKRNIHPFVAGNSIYLRQSHAGNILFGGGGPWETNGYDVSNTNFAIEFLTKRFIEIFPGYRNMQLIRAFAGTVELTKDHLPYFGRINSWDNAFISAGYNGHGYGMSAVMGKLMAKSLSNYLAGKVNPIETSILSTFSVSRFGQKAGNQYV; encoded by the coding sequence ATGGACCAAGAGATGAACCGGCTTAGTTTACTTTCATTGCAGGTTGAAAAAGAATCAATAGGTAGTGCCTTATACGCTAAGGAGATCTATGAACAATTAAAAGAATATTTATCAGCTCCTACAATAATCACCGCTAAAAAGAAGACAATTACAATAATTGGCGGTGGCATTATAGGCCTCATGGCTGCGTACTTCCTTCAAAAAAGTGGATTTGGTGTAACGATTCTAGAACGAAAATCGTTTGGTGCTGCAGCATCTGGAAGGAACGGTGGAGGAGTATTGGCGTTAGGGCGTGAGCTTAGAGAGGTTCCCTTTGCTCGTTTAGCAATTGAGATCTGGAATGCGCTCGAACTTGAAGGGATTGATACTAAATTTGTCCGTTCAGGTAATGTGATGTTTGCTAGAAATGAAATAGAGAAGCAGCAACTACTCCAAGCACATGACCTTTATCATGCTTCGGGATTAAAAGTAAAGATCCTCTCAAGTAATGAATTGAAAACCATTTTACCTGAAATAGACTCTCAAATTACAATGGGGCTATTTAGTGAGGCTGATGCGCAAAGTTATCCGTTTACTACGATTAAAAGTCTCATTTCCTATCTCAGAAAAAATGGTGCACAAGTAATAGATCATTGCGACGTTTTAGAATTTAAAACCAAACAACATGAAATAGAATGCGTTGTTACACGTCATAGGGATTATCAATCCGACGCCTACCTTTTCTGTGCAGGTCCATGGACCACAGAGCTTTGCAAAAAATTAAATGAAGAGATACCCGTTTTACCAAGACGTTCTCAGATTCTTGTAACTGAGATTATGAAAAAGAGAAATATTCATCCATTTGTTGCGGGTAATTCCATTTACCTCAGACAATCTCATGCAGGTAATATCCTTTTTGGTGGGGGAGGGCCTTGGGAGACCAATGGATATGATGTATCTAATACTAACTTTGCAATTGAATTTCTAACTAAGAGATTCATTGAAATTTTTCCAGGCTATAGGAATATGCAATTAATCAGGGCTTTTGCTGGGACAGTTGAGCTAACAAAAGATCATCTCCCTTATTTTGGAAGGATCAATTCTTGGGACAATGCCTTCATATCTGCAGGGTATAACGGTCATGGTTACGGAATGTCTGCTGTAATGGGGAAATTAATGGCAAAAAGTTTATCAAACTATCTAGCTGGAAAGGTAAATCCTATTGAAACATCTATATTGTCTACCTTTTCAGTGTCACGGTTTGGGCAAAAGGCAGGGAATCAATATGTTTAA
- a CDS encoding (2Fe-2S)-binding protein has protein sequence MFNHSYMVCRCEEVPLESLKAAINEGASTVQELKMATRAGMGICQGRICRTALECLFSNHKKGVLEHPSMLTIHQPTRPVSLSQIVAREMQR, from the coding sequence ATGTTTAACCATTCTTACATGGTGTGTCGTTGTGAGGAAGTACCTTTAGAAAGCTTGAAAGCAGCAATAAATGAAGGAGCAAGTACTGTACAGGAATTAAAAATGGCTACCCGTGCAGGAATGGGTATTTGTCAAGGTAGGATTTGCAGAACAGCATTGGAATGCTTATTTTCCAATCATAAGAAGGGGGTTTTAGAACATCCAAGTATGTTAACCATTCATCAGCCTACCCGTCCTGTTTCACTTTCTCAAATTGTTGCAAGGGAGATGCAAAGGTGA
- a CDS encoding (2Fe-2S)-binding protein, with protein MRIDHPLIGKKARKTVSFSFNNNVYKGMEGDTIGVALWANGVKILRHSEKNNEPRGMYCGIGQCYECRIYRQDIGLVKACTTLIQEGEEYYSYHD; from the coding sequence GTGAGAATTGACCATCCATTGATCGGAAAAAAGGCAAGAAAGACAGTCTCATTCTCTTTCAATAATAATGTTTATAAAGGCATGGAAGGAGATACGATTGGTGTCGCCTTGTGGGCAAACGGAGTGAAAATATTACGACATAGTGAAAAAAATAACGAGCCTAGAGGAATGTACTGTGGGATTGGCCAATGCTATGAATGTAGAATCTACCGTCAAGATATAGGGTTAGTTAAGGCCTGTACGACTCTTATTCAAGAAGGAGAAGAATATTATTCATATCACGATTAA
- a CDS encoding NAD(P)/FAD-dependent oxidoreductase — translation MKTDVVVVGAGPAGLSAAIEMGKRGVKVVVIDDHPTPGGKLIGQHHEEGNAKKWWKGKEHADDLIQRARSVNVQILSGKQVWGLEIGWKVYVSDLTRNEDALIIRSQCLLLATGAVEKPIPLPGWTLPGVISIGAAQVMTNVYGVLPGKRVIVAGIDILSLTIARSMKLAGADVVGIYMLPNNPFSPYASPTSQLKALKDLTLHAPSAWIRGSGKLLKSKTGRKLAARFYPPMGIKMWGIPIFLRQSLHEIIGQTEVESVSIAKIDINGKPTEKAVNITVDCVCLSGGLTPLNELAATAGCKFVHLDGLSGVVPLHNRELQTNVPNLFVAGNITGIESAKVAMAQGRLAGLSICKRLNAGAVTVAEIEASISDVECTRATTDVQFHPKVIEARAELERLWKENEVFS, via the coding sequence ATGAAAACTGATGTAGTGGTTGTTGGTGCTGGGCCTGCTGGATTATCGGCCGCAATTGAAATGGGAAAAAGAGGGGTTAAAGTCGTTGTTATTGATGATCATCCAACACCGGGGGGGAAATTAATAGGTCAACATCACGAAGAAGGAAACGCGAAGAAATGGTGGAAAGGTAAGGAGCATGCAGATGATTTAATTCAGAGGGCCCGTTCAGTTAATGTACAAATTTTATCAGGAAAACAAGTTTGGGGATTGGAAATTGGGTGGAAGGTATATGTGTCGGATCTTACAAGAAATGAAGATGCCTTAATCATCAGGTCACAATGTCTTTTGCTTGCAACGGGAGCAGTCGAAAAACCGATTCCCCTACCTGGTTGGACACTCCCGGGGGTCATTTCAATCGGTGCTGCACAGGTAATGACAAATGTTTATGGCGTTTTACCAGGAAAAAGAGTAATTGTGGCTGGGATAGATATTTTATCATTAACCATCGCAAGGTCAATGAAACTTGCAGGAGCTGATGTAGTTGGTATCTATATGCTTCCTAACAACCCTTTCTCTCCATATGCATCGCCTACATCTCAATTAAAGGCATTAAAGGATTTAACCCTCCATGCTCCTTCAGCATGGATAAGAGGTAGTGGAAAACTATTAAAATCTAAAACTGGAAGAAAGTTAGCTGCTCGTTTTTATCCGCCGATGGGCATAAAAATGTGGGGAATACCAATCTTTTTGCGACAATCTCTACATGAAATCATTGGTCAGACAGAAGTGGAGAGTGTTTCTATCGCAAAGATAGATATAAACGGCAAACCTACTGAAAAGGCGGTTAACATTACAGTTGATTGTGTTTGTTTGTCTGGTGGATTAACACCACTTAATGAGTTGGCAGCTACAGCAGGATGCAAATTTGTGCATTTAGATGGGTTATCGGGTGTTGTCCCGCTACATAATAGGGAACTACAAACAAATGTACCCAATCTGTTTGTAGCTGGGAATATTACAGGGATTGAAAGTGCCAAGGTAGCAATGGCACAAGGCCGACTGGCTGGATTGTCAATTTGTAAACGATTAAATGCAGGGGCTGTCACCGTAGCGGAAATAGAAGCAAGTATAAGCGATGTTGAGTGTACTAGAGCTACTACAGATGTCCAATTTCATCCAAAAGTTATTGAAGCAAGAGCGGAATTAGAAAGATTATGGAAGGAAAATGAAGTATTTTCTTAA
- a CDS encoding DUF3870 domain-containing protein — MFLGGVVINQLDTVIVTGYAKAPQGTSMHELYKHAGIVLEINHQSHTIENADFTFVTGLTKGFFERILIGYCLKDGIDPLVQTIKDHYFAPSQQAIIVALQSAVQRYWDQINNKN, encoded by the coding sequence TTGTTTTTAGGAGGGGTTGTTATTAATCAATTAGATACAGTGATTGTTACGGGTTACGCAAAAGCCCCTCAAGGGACATCCATGCATGAATTATATAAACATGCGGGAATTGTTCTAGAAATTAACCATCAGAGTCACACTATAGAAAATGCGGATTTCACTTTTGTGACTGGTCTAACTAAAGGATTTTTTGAAAGAATTCTCATAGGATATTGTTTGAAAGATGGGATTGATCCTTTAGTTCAAACGATTAAAGACCATTATTTTGCTCCTTCCCAACAGGCCATCATTGTTGCACTGCAATCGGCAGTACAAAGATATTGGGATCAAATCAATAATAAAAACTAG
- a CDS encoding CoA transferase subunit A — protein MNKLISAMEAAAIIKDGNRVMVGGFGLVGCPLSILRSLQQSGTTNLEIISNNLGEPGKGLGVLVKENRIRKGIGSYFTSNPDVVKAYQMGDLEIELLPQGTLSEAIRAGGAGIAAFYTPVGAGTEITKGKEEREIEGKKYILQSSLKADIAIIKAHKADELGNLVYTKSARNFNPIMATAAKVVIAEVDQIVKTGELSPEEIVTPHLFVDYLVIKEEEIV, from the coding sequence ATGAATAAACTAATTTCTGCAATGGAAGCAGCAGCAATTATTAAAGATGGAAATAGGGTTATGGTTGGAGGATTTGGATTAGTGGGTTGTCCATTATCCATATTGCGTTCGTTACAACAGTCAGGAACAACAAACTTAGAAATAATCAGTAATAATCTTGGAGAGCCTGGCAAAGGGCTTGGCGTGCTTGTAAAGGAAAATAGAATTAGAAAAGGGATAGGTTCGTATTTTACTAGTAATCCAGATGTTGTCAAAGCCTACCAAATGGGAGATTTAGAGATTGAACTGCTGCCACAAGGTACTCTGTCGGAAGCGATTCGTGCTGGTGGAGCTGGAATTGCAGCCTTTTATACACCAGTGGGTGCTGGTACTGAGATTACAAAAGGAAAAGAAGAGAGAGAGATTGAAGGCAAGAAATATATTTTGCAGTCGTCATTAAAGGCTGACATAGCCATAATAAAAGCACATAAAGCAGATGAATTAGGTAATTTAGTTTATACAAAATCAGCTAGAAATTTTAATCCCATTATGGCAACTGCTGCTAAGGTAGTGATTGCTGAAGTAGATCAAATTGTGAAGACAGGAGAGTTATCACCTGAGGAAATTGTAACACCGCATCTCTTCGTGGATTATCTCGTCATAAAGGAGGAAGAAATCGTATGA
- a CDS encoding 3-oxoacid CoA-transferase subunit B, translating into MSNKHMIAKRAGLALEDGDIVNLGIGIPTLVADYVPEGIKVYLHSENGILGVGPTPQPDEVDKNLVNAGKLPVTVEQGASFFDSASSFAMIRGGHIDVSILGVLQVDENGRVANWAVPGKSVLGVGGAMDLLEGSRKVIVTTLHTTKEGESKIVKDLQYPVTSLRKVDLIITELGVFEVDEEGLVLIELSTGQTIESVKSKTDARFRVGLSCEEILENNRRVKQ; encoded by the coding sequence ATGAGTAATAAACACATGATTGCGAAAAGGGCAGGTCTAGCTTTAGAAGATGGTGACATTGTTAATCTAGGCATTGGAATACCAACATTGGTAGCTGATTATGTCCCGGAGGGGATAAAAGTCTATCTACACTCAGAGAATGGGATCTTAGGTGTTGGACCAACACCTCAACCGGATGAAGTTGATAAAAACCTGGTGAATGCTGGGAAACTCCCTGTTACCGTTGAACAAGGAGCCTCTTTCTTTGACAGTGCCTCATCTTTTGCGATGATTCGTGGTGGCCATATTGATGTGTCTATTTTAGGTGTCCTTCAGGTTGATGAAAATGGCAGGGTAGCGAACTGGGCTGTTCCTGGTAAAAGTGTTTTAGGGGTGGGTGGAGCAATGGACTTGTTAGAGGGTTCCAGAAAGGTCATTGTCACCACTTTACACACAACTAAAGAAGGGGAATCCAAAATAGTAAAAGATTTACAGTACCCAGTTACTTCACTTAGAAAAGTAGACCTAATCATAACTGAACTGGGAGTTTTCGAGGTGGATGAAGAAGGATTAGTCTTAATTGAATTATCAACCGGTCAAACAATTGAATCTGTTAAATCAAAGACAGACGCGCGGTTCAGGGTTGGGTTGAGCTGTGAGGAAATTTTAGAGAATAATAGGAGAGTGAAACAATAA
- a CDS encoding thiolase family protein: MVVIVSALRTAVGKFGGALSTVPPEDFLATVMNNNLSSIGYNSSIVDEVIIGQTKQSAETPNIARVAALKARFPENVTGHTVQMQCGSGLQAVINGVMSIKTGQSEVVLAGGVESMSQAPYYLVGNRKGLKPGDLTLFDSNIRSQPCSQPQDVYGTFNMGQTAEWLAEKFEISREEQDHFALDSQEKALRALESERFSAEIVPISVPIGKGESMFFAVDEHPRRTSLEKLSTLMPAFKEGGTVTAGNSSGRNDGAAVLMLMSEEKAEKLGLTPLATVKSWAVSGVSPKEMGLGPVSASEKALEKAELTIEDIDLIELNEAFAAQAIACLKHWPELDQKKVNVNGGGIALGHPLGCSGARILVTLLHELQKSKLTYGLATLCIAGGQGIAMVVERWRER, translated from the coding sequence ATGGTCGTTATTGTAAGCGCGCTTAGGACAGCAGTCGGAAAATTTGGTGGTGCGCTTTCGACTGTGCCACCAGAAGATTTTCTAGCTACTGTAATGAATAATAATTTGTCTTCTATTGGTTATAATTCTTCTATTGTAGATGAAGTAATCATAGGTCAAACTAAACAGAGTGCCGAAACACCTAATATCGCCAGGGTTGCAGCATTAAAAGCCAGATTTCCTGAAAATGTGACTGGGCATACGGTACAAATGCAATGCGGTTCAGGTCTTCAAGCTGTTATTAATGGAGTTATGTCCATAAAGACAGGTCAATCAGAGGTGGTTTTAGCAGGCGGAGTAGAAAGTATGTCTCAAGCACCCTATTACTTAGTTGGAAATAGGAAGGGATTAAAACCAGGGGATTTAACACTATTTGATTCCAATATCCGCAGCCAACCATGCTCCCAGCCTCAAGATGTCTATGGTACGTTTAATATGGGCCAAACAGCTGAATGGTTAGCAGAAAAATTCGAGATTTCCAGAGAAGAACAAGATCACTTTGCACTTGATAGTCAAGAAAAAGCACTAAGGGCGTTGGAGAGTGAGCGTTTTTCAGCTGAAATTGTGCCAATAAGTGTTCCCATTGGCAAGGGTGAAAGCATGTTCTTCGCAGTTGATGAGCACCCAAGAAGAACATCTCTAGAAAAATTATCCACTCTTATGCCTGCCTTTAAAGAAGGGGGCACAGTAACAGCAGGTAATTCGTCCGGCCGGAATGACGGGGCAGCGGTCTTAATGCTGATGAGTGAAGAAAAAGCGGAAAAATTGGGCCTGACACCACTAGCTACAGTTAAATCTTGGGCCGTGTCTGGTGTGTCTCCTAAAGAGATGGGCCTAGGTCCAGTTTCTGCCAGTGAGAAAGCTTTAGAAAAAGCAGAATTAACGATAGAAGATATAGATCTCATTGAATTAAATGAAGCATTTGCTGCACAAGCAATTGCATGTCTAAAACATTGGCCTGAGCTAGACCAAAAAAAGGTGAATGTTAATGGCGGGGGGATTGCTTTAGGTCATCCACTTGGTTGTTCAGGCGCAAGAATTCTTGTTACCCTTCTTCATGAATTGCAAAAGTCCAAGTTAACTTACGGACTGGCAACCTTATGTATTGCAGGGGGCCAAGGCATCGCGATGGTAGTGGAACGTTGGAGAGAAAGGTAG